In Amycolatopsis sp. EV170708-02-1, the following are encoded in one genomic region:
- a CDS encoding class II 3-deoxy-7-phosphoheptulonate synthase: MNWTVDVPVDTLPELPPLPPALRDRLDDALSRPAAQQPEWPDAELTKRVRGVLESVPPITVPAEIDRLSDRLAMVARGEAFLLQGGDCAETFESNTEPHIRANLRTLLQMAVVLTYGASLPVVKVGRIAGQYAKPRSASTDALGLPVYRGDIINSLVAKPELRVPDPGRMIRAYANAGAAMNLVRALTGAGMADLHQVHDWNKDFVKSSPASERYEALASEIDRGLRFMSACGVTDASLQSTEIFASHEALLLDYERSMLRMDRVDAANPKLYNLSSHFLWVGERTRQLDGAHIAFAELLANPIGLKIGPTTTPEQVVEYVRRLDPRNEPGRLTLIARMGNGKVREVLPAIVEKVEASGHKVIWQCDPMHGNTHESSTGYKTRHFDRIVDEVQGFFEVHRKLGTYPGGIHVELTGEDVTECLGGAQEISDLDLSGRYETACDPRLNTQQSLELAFLVAEMLRG; encoded by the coding sequence GTGAACTGGACAGTGGACGTTCCCGTCGACACGCTCCCCGAACTGCCACCTCTGCCGCCCGCGCTGCGTGACCGGCTCGACGACGCGCTTTCCCGGCCCGCGGCGCAGCAGCCGGAGTGGCCGGACGCGGAGCTGACGAAGCGCGTCCGCGGCGTGCTGGAGAGCGTGCCGCCGATCACCGTCCCCGCCGAGATCGACCGCCTTTCCGACCGGCTCGCCATGGTCGCCCGCGGCGAGGCGTTCCTGCTGCAGGGCGGCGACTGCGCGGAGACGTTCGAGTCGAACACCGAGCCGCATATCCGCGCCAACCTGCGCACCCTGCTGCAGATGGCCGTCGTCCTCACCTACGGCGCGAGCCTGCCGGTGGTGAAGGTCGGCCGGATCGCCGGCCAGTACGCGAAGCCGCGTTCGGCCTCGACCGACGCGCTCGGCCTGCCGGTGTACCGCGGCGACATCATCAACTCGCTCGTCGCCAAGCCCGAACTCCGCGTGCCCGACCCCGGCCGGATGATCCGCGCCTACGCGAACGCGGGCGCCGCGATGAACCTCGTCCGCGCGCTTACCGGCGCCGGCATGGCGGACCTGCACCAGGTGCACGACTGGAACAAGGACTTCGTGAAGTCCTCGCCCGCCAGCGAGCGCTACGAGGCGCTGGCCTCGGAGATCGACCGCGGCCTGCGGTTCATGTCGGCCTGCGGCGTCACCGACGCCTCGCTCCAGTCCACCGAGATCTTCGCCAGCCACGAGGCGCTGCTGCTGGACTACGAGCGGTCCATGCTGCGGATGGACCGCGTGGACGCGGCGAACCCCAAGCTGTACAACCTGTCTTCGCATTTCCTGTGGGTGGGCGAGCGGACGAGGCAGCTCGACGGCGCGCACATCGCCTTCGCCGAACTGCTGGCCAACCCGATCGGTCTCAAGATCGGCCCGACGACCACGCCCGAGCAGGTCGTCGAGTACGTCCGCCGCCTCGACCCGCGCAACGAGCCCGGCCGCCTGACGCTGATCGCCCGGATGGGCAACGGCAAGGTGCGCGAGGTGCTGCCCGCGATCGTCGAGAAGGTCGAGGCGTCCGGGCACAAGGTCATCTGGCAGTGCGACCCGATGCACGGCAACACGCACGAGTCGTCGACGGGCTACAAGACCCGGCACTTCGACCGGATCGTGGACGAGGTGCAGGGCTTCTTCGAGGTGCACCGCAAACTCGGCACGTACCCGGGCGGCATCCACGTCGAGCTCACCGGCGAAGACGTCACCGAATGCCTCGGCGGAGCGCAGGAGATCTCGGATCTGGACCTTTCGGGCCGGTACGAGACCGCGTGCGACCCTCGGCTGAACACGCAGCAGTCGCTGGAGCTGGCGTTCCTGGTCGCGGAGATGCTGCGCGGCTGA
- a CDS encoding MerR family transcriptional regulator, producing MGQGELTIGEVASRTGVAASGLRYWEEIGLLPPPARVSGQRRYPSSVIERVGEILLLQDVGFTLRELKELIAARERAAEGWRELHRRKLAELDRRLARIEAARTAIAHVLACPHEDIRTCPSFARVVETRLAEGVLKEAPSPTEGGGPGSGPGATR from the coding sequence ATGGGCCAAGGCGAGTTGACGATCGGCGAAGTGGCGAGCCGTACCGGGGTCGCCGCCTCCGGCCTGCGCTACTGGGAGGAGATCGGTCTCCTGCCGCCTCCCGCCAGGGTCTCCGGGCAGCGGCGGTATCCCTCGTCCGTGATCGAGCGGGTCGGGGAGATCCTGCTGCTGCAGGACGTGGGCTTCACCTTGCGCGAGCTCAAGGAGCTCATCGCCGCCCGTGAGCGGGCCGCGGAGGGGTGGCGAGAGCTGCATCGGCGGAAGCTGGCCGAACTCGACCGGCGGCTCGCCCGGATCGAGGCGGCGAGGACCGCGATCGCTCATGTCCTGGCCTGTCCGCACGAGGACATCCGGACGTGCCCCAGCTTCGCGCGCGTCGTGGAGACGCGCCTGGCCGAGGGGGTACTGAAGGAAGCCCCGTCTCCCACCGAAGGTGGAGGTCCCGGATCAGGCCCCGGGGCGACGCGGTAG
- a CDS encoding class I SAM-dependent methyltransferase yields MTKTGGLFTEHVLPRLVRQFGHPRGPVGQVVGWIMANSESNRRRNGWVVSLLEIRPTDRVLEIGFGPGLAIAELADLAGRVHGIDHSAAMVRKATRRNSRAIRDGRVRLVRASVDRLPEFGDRLDVIMAVNSAKFWAEPAARLRDLRRLLRPSGRIALAIQPRCPGADGATTAQAAKEHHDLLAEAGFTAIRVETLDLDPPVACLLAVNPG; encoded by the coding sequence ATGACGAAAACAGGCGGGCTCTTCACCGAACACGTGCTTCCCAGGCTGGTCCGGCAGTTCGGCCATCCTCGCGGGCCGGTGGGACAGGTGGTCGGCTGGATCATGGCGAACAGCGAGTCCAACCGGCGGCGCAACGGCTGGGTGGTTTCCCTGCTGGAGATCCGGCCAACGGATCGGGTCCTCGAAATCGGTTTCGGTCCCGGTCTCGCCATCGCCGAACTCGCGGACCTGGCCGGCCGGGTCCACGGCATCGACCATTCCGCAGCGATGGTGCGGAAGGCCACCCGGCGCAATTCTCGCGCGATCCGCGACGGCCGGGTCCGGCTCGTGCGCGCTTCCGTGGACCGGTTGCCGGAATTCGGCGACCGTCTCGACGTGATCATGGCGGTCAATTCCGCCAAGTTCTGGGCGGAGCCCGCCGCACGGTTACGCGATCTGCGACGCCTGCTCCGGCCGTCGGGACGGATAGCGCTGGCGATCCAGCCAAGGTGTCCCGGTGCCGACGGCGCCACCACCGCACAGGCGGCCAAGGAACATCACGACCTGCTGGCCGAGGCGGGATTCACCGCGATCCGTGTCGAGACCCTCGACCTCGATCCGCCGGTCGCCTGCCTGCTGGCGGTCAACCCGGGATGA
- a CDS encoding alpha/beta hydrolase, translating to MRKTLAILAFLPLAVALPATAEAAPALRWTSPCPDYGMTPSPTEGLECAKLEVPLDYADPGGRTIELTVSRKASESPKRRGVLLMNPGGPGSPGLAMPAQLAQRQGQSGLLDGYDVIGFDPRGTVYSTPVTCDLSEEQRFIAVGPYAAGPRDVAEKAAKSRVVARQCAESETADLLPQMTTANTARDLDRIRAALGERKISYYGVSYGSYLGAAYASMFPARTDRIVLDSLVGPGGLDVRAHQRFAEGFDDRFGDFTAWAAARDDVYHLGRTQTEVTAKFLELAEKRPGIRSDTWGALYDDANFPGLAERWSAPAAKAQGGPLEGDNHAALQLQVLCNDSDWPESVRYYQKAVERARVTHPMFGPAAANITPCAFWPVERREPPVRIHDRGPSNILLVQNLRDPATPLSGARELRSALGGRAKFVTVDAGGHGVFTKENACGNDFVVRYLRDGDLPAADSHCPA from the coding sequence ATGAGAAAAACGTTGGCGATACTGGCTTTCCTGCCCTTGGCCGTGGCACTGCCGGCGACCGCCGAGGCGGCTCCGGCACTCCGGTGGACGTCGCCCTGCCCGGACTACGGCATGACACCGTCACCGACCGAGGGCCTCGAATGCGCGAAACTCGAGGTGCCGCTGGACTACGCCGATCCCGGCGGCCGGACCATCGAACTCACCGTCTCCCGTAAGGCGAGCGAATCGCCGAAGCGGCGCGGCGTGCTGCTGATGAACCCCGGCGGTCCAGGGAGTCCCGGCCTGGCGATGCCCGCGCAACTCGCGCAGCGACAGGGGCAGTCCGGCCTGCTCGACGGTTACGACGTCATCGGTTTCGATCCGCGCGGGACCGTTTACAGCACGCCGGTGACCTGTGACCTGAGCGAGGAACAGCGGTTCATCGCCGTCGGCCCGTACGCGGCGGGCCCGCGTGACGTCGCCGAGAAGGCGGCGAAGTCCCGCGTGGTGGCGAGGCAGTGCGCCGAGTCGGAGACCGCGGATCTCCTGCCGCAGATGACCACCGCCAACACCGCGCGCGACCTGGACCGGATCCGCGCGGCGCTGGGGGAGCGGAAGATCTCGTACTACGGCGTTTCGTACGGCAGCTACCTCGGCGCCGCCTACGCGTCGATGTTCCCCGCGCGCACGGACCGGATCGTGCTGGACAGCCTCGTCGGTCCCGGCGGACTGGACGTCCGGGCACATCAGCGTTTCGCCGAAGGTTTCGACGACCGATTCGGCGACTTCACGGCTTGGGCGGCGGCGCGCGACGACGTCTACCACCTCGGGCGGACACAGACCGAAGTGACGGCGAAGTTCCTCGAACTGGCCGAGAAGCGCCCGGGAATTCGGAGCGACACTTGGGGAGCGCTGTACGACGACGCGAACTTCCCCGGTCTCGCCGAACGATGGTCCGCTCCGGCGGCGAAGGCGCAGGGCGGGCCGCTCGAGGGCGACAATCACGCCGCGCTCCAGCTGCAGGTGCTCTGCAACGACTCCGACTGGCCGGAAAGCGTGCGCTACTACCAAAAGGCGGTCGAACGCGCCCGCGTGACGCATCCGATGTTCGGCCCCGCCGCCGCGAACATCACCCCGTGCGCGTTCTGGCCGGTGGAGCGCCGCGAGCCTCCGGTGCGGATCCACGACCGCGGACCGTCGAACATCCTGCTGGTGCAGAACCTCCGCGACCCGGCGACGCCGCTGTCCGGCGCGCGGGAGCTGCGTTCGGCGCTGGGCGGACGGGCGAAGTTCGTCACCGTGGACGCCGGCGGGCACGGCGTCTTCACCAAGGAGAACGCCTGCGGAAACGACTTCGTCGTGCGCTACCTGCGGGACGGCGACCTCCCGGCCGCCGATTCCCACTGCCCGGCCTGA
- a CDS encoding serine protease — protein sequence MKRTASRAGILAALVGLAVTGLAAVASPANAGPVHHEAAADARAVAAYWTPERMRSAVPIEQLVQAPAFTPKEVAKGTSTIIQSIPNGGGAWTGAGKVVQTAGRVFFTMGGRNASCSGDAVTSTNGSVVITAGHCVKYQGAWHTNWTFAPGYNNGNTPYGTWAAKSTLTTPQWEASEDMNYDIGAAVVNPLNGQKLTDVVGAQGIAFNQARNQSMYTFGYPAAAPYDGTKLIYCSGSTFTDFLLTKDHGMNCNMTGGSSGGPWFLNFSEATGAGIQASVNSFGYNFLPGYMFGPYFGTDAQNLYNKAQAA from the coding sequence ATGAAGAGGACGGCTTCCCGGGCGGGGATATTGGCGGCGCTCGTGGGACTGGCGGTGACGGGGCTGGCAGCCGTCGCGAGTCCCGCCAACGCCGGACCGGTCCACCATGAAGCCGCGGCCGACGCGCGAGCGGTCGCGGCCTACTGGACCCCGGAACGGATGCGGTCGGCGGTGCCGATCGAACAGCTGGTCCAGGCGCCCGCCTTCACCCCGAAGGAGGTCGCGAAGGGGACGAGCACGATCATCCAGAGCATCCCCAACGGCGGGGGCGCGTGGACCGGCGCGGGCAAGGTCGTGCAGACCGCGGGCCGGGTGTTCTTCACCATGGGCGGGCGGAACGCGTCGTGCTCCGGTGACGCGGTCACCAGCACGAACGGCAGTGTCGTGATCACCGCCGGGCACTGCGTGAAGTACCAGGGCGCCTGGCACACCAACTGGACCTTCGCGCCCGGCTACAACAACGGCAACACGCCCTACGGCACCTGGGCCGCGAAGAGCACGCTGACCACTCCGCAGTGGGAAGCGAGCGAGGACATGAACTACGACATCGGCGCGGCCGTGGTCAACCCGCTCAACGGGCAGAAGCTGACCGACGTCGTCGGCGCGCAGGGGATCGCGTTCAACCAGGCGCGCAACCAGTCGATGTACACGTTCGGGTATCCGGCGGCGGCCCCGTACGACGGCACGAAGCTGATCTACTGCAGCGGGAGCACCTTCACCGACTTCCTGCTCACCAAGGACCACGGGATGAACTGCAACATGACCGGCGGTTCGAGCGGCGGCCCGTGGTTCCTCAACTTCAGCGAGGCGACCGGTGCGGGCATCCAGGCCTCGGTGAACAGCTTCGGCTACAACTTCCTGCCGGGTTACATGTTCGGGCCGTACTTCGGCACGGACGCGCAGAACCTCTACAACAAGGCCCAGGCCGCCTGA
- a CDS encoding wax ester/triacylglycerol synthase family O-acyltransferase — protein sequence MSGLQLSALDVAFLCLESETTPMHMGAVVTFRPQGQVHARELTTLLAERAARLPKLRQRPRTALFPPGAAIWAEDPDFVASEHISHHHLSSLYEPDPLSAYASRWMGRPLDTGKPLWDLHLVTGLPDGEFALLLKLHHALTDGAGAYAVAVGLLDEMPRPTRRTHSGATPPPPRSPVDAVKEAVGSTLTQAGIASSVVRATRSPLSPISAPPSTERRLGLVRLDTAEIRRIRRAHGGTANDVVLAILSGALREWMINRGQRADDRTLRALIPVSVRGRSAEQLGGNKLSGYLCELPVGLDDPRARLLAVQREMGRNKAAGPARGAGAFPLLADRMPPMLHRLGSKAAGLAAPLLFDLVVTTVPVPPNRLTLNGTKVSGVYPFVPLAPRQAVGIAVATYRDSVHIGLQANGAAVSDVGSLRDGVLKSAARLLDTA from the coding sequence ATGTCAGGCCTGCAGCTGAGCGCACTCGATGTCGCTTTCCTTTGCCTGGAAAGCGAAACGACGCCCATGCACATGGGGGCGGTGGTCACCTTCCGCCCGCAAGGGCAGGTGCACGCGCGCGAGCTGACCACGCTGCTCGCCGAGCGGGCGGCGCGTCTCCCCAAGCTGCGTCAGCGCCCCCGCACCGCGCTGTTCCCGCCCGGGGCCGCGATCTGGGCCGAAGACCCGGATTTCGTTGCCAGTGAACATATTTCACATCACCACTTGAGCTCCCTGTACGAACCGGACCCGCTCTCCGCCTACGCGTCGCGCTGGATGGGACGGCCGCTCGACACCGGAAAACCGTTGTGGGACTTGCATCTCGTCACCGGCCTGCCGGACGGCGAGTTCGCGTTGCTGCTGAAACTGCACCACGCGCTGACCGACGGAGCGGGCGCGTACGCCGTCGCCGTGGGCCTGCTCGACGAAATGCCCCGCCCCACCCGGCGTACGCACAGCGGTGCCACGCCGCCTCCGCCGCGGTCCCCTGTGGACGCTGTCAAGGAGGCCGTCGGCTCGACGCTGACCCAGGCCGGGATCGCCTCTTCGGTGGTGCGCGCGACGCGTTCGCCGCTGTCGCCGATCAGCGCCCCGCCGTCGACCGAACGACGGCTCGGCCTCGTCCGGCTGGACACCGCCGAGATCCGGCGGATCCGCCGGGCCCACGGCGGGACCGCCAACGACGTCGTGCTGGCGATCCTCAGCGGCGCGCTGCGCGAATGGATGATCAACCGCGGCCAGCGCGCCGACGACCGGACGCTGCGGGCACTCATCCCGGTCAGCGTGCGCGGGCGGTCCGCCGAGCAGCTCGGCGGGAACAAGCTGTCCGGTTACCTCTGCGAGCTGCCGGTGGGCCTCGACGATCCGCGTGCGCGGCTGCTGGCCGTCCAGCGCGAGATGGGCCGGAACAAGGCCGCGGGCCCGGCGCGGGGCGCGGGCGCCTTCCCGCTGCTCGCCGACCGGATGCCGCCGATGCTGCACCGGCTCGGTTCGAAGGCCGCCGGGCTGGCCGCGCCGCTGCTGTTCGACCTCGTGGTGACCACGGTGCCGGTGCCGCCCAACCGGCTGACCCTGAACGGGACGAAGGTGTCGGGCGTGTACCCGTTCGTGCCGCTGGCGCCGCGGCAGGCGGTCGGGATCGCGGTGGCGACCTATCGCGACTCGGTCCACATCGGACTACAGGCGAACGGGGCGGCGGTCTCGGACGTGGGTTCGCTGCGCGACGGTGTGCTCAAATCGGCCGCGAGGCTGCTGGACACCGCCTGA